The Candidatus Flexicrinis proximus sequence CGCCGACCGATGTCCCGCCACGCCGACGCCGCCCGCCGACCCGGACGGCCAGCCCGACCACGGGCCGCGCCTTCTGGCGACACCTACCGCCCTGCCGACGTTGACCAGAACGCCGCGGGCGACCAATACACTGATCCCTTCGCGTACGGCCAGCCCGGGCCGACCGGAGACGGTCTTCCAGCCGGAAGACCCACACTTCGAAGGACGGCCTCCCGCCCTGGCCGCGACCGATGAACCCACGGCGCCAGCCGAAACGCCGACTGTCTAGGCAGCGGCGAAGCGACAGTCGTGCCGGTGACGGCAACTTCCACGCCGGTGCCGACGGAAGAGGATACACAGACCCCCGACGCTGACGCATCCGACGAGCCAGACGCAACCCGCAGTCCGGCCATCCTGACGGAAGTCGAGAGCAGCGGCGGCAGCGGCGGCCAAACGCTGCTGGTCGCGATCCTGATCGCGCTGGGCCTGGCGGTTGTCGGAGTTTCGCAGGCGACGCGCCGCAAGTAGACGCTGTGCCGGATTACCCCTTTCAGGCGGCCTGATCGCCTAAGACCGCACCAGGTGATGCCGAGCCGTGGGGCAAGCGACGTTCTATTAGCATGGCCGGTCACGCCATAATGGCGGCTTTCCGATTGGGAAGTGGACGCCGAACATGCGCTTACGCCTGTCTGTTCTTGCGCTGCTAACACTGTCTTCACGCTGCCGTCTGGCGCGCAGTCGGCTGACCCGTTTGGCGCGTGGATGATCCTGCCGGATACGGCGCAACTGGTCTATCTGGATGCCAACGGTACAGCCGGGGACCTTACGCCGCCGCTGCCGGATGGGTACGCGCACGTCTCGCAGGACGAGTTCGCCGTTTCACCAAACGGACAGACGATCGCCTATGTGGTCTACCGCGCTGGTTACACCCAGCCGGCCGTGGCAATCCATGGAATCCAACAGCGCTCGCTGCTGGCGGATTTCGCGCCGGCCGGCATGCTGTTCACCAGCCTGAGCGTGGCGCGGCTGCACGCCTTCAGCCCGCAACGGCGCTACCCTGCTGGTGGGCGCGACCGACGGCTTCCAGACGCGCTATAAGCTGATCGACCGCGGCGGCGCACTGGTCGCCGATGTGCCGGAGACCCAGCGGGTGTACGACGCGATCGGCACCCGCACGGGCTTTGGCGTCACGCTGAACAGCCAGTCCGCGCCGACGGTGATCCATGTCGACCCGTCCGGTGGCGCATCGAGCGCGCTGTGGACAGGCGAGGTTTCGGCCTCAACACCGCTGCTGCTGTGGGTGGGCAGCAGCGACCCGCTCACACCTTATTTCAGCGATGCCGGCGATTACACCCTGTGGGCCGAACTCGCGCCGGCCATCAGCGAGACGGGCAACCCGATCACGGCTATCGACGCCGGCAGCCCGACGCAGGTGCCGCAGTCGGCGCTGACGATCGGCGGGAAAGCAACGATTGCCACCAGCAACGGCGACGCGCTGAACGTGCGGAGCTATTTCGGGACACAGTACGAAATCCGTGCCAAAGCACGCCCCGGCGAGGTGGTCGACGTGCTGGACGGCCCGCGTGATGCCGACGGTTTCACGTGGTGGTATATCCGCCTGGCTGATGGGCGGGCAGGCTGGGCGGTCGCCAGCGCCGACGACAAACAGACGCTTGTCCCAGGCGAAAACAGCGTACCGTTGACCGATCAGAACGCGCCGGCCAGCCCGTCGCTGTCCAGCGGGCTGTCGGTGGGGATATGGCCGCGGTCGACCTGCCGGAAACGCTCGACCCGCTTCGCCTGCGGAACGGTCCCGGCCTGAGCTTCGAAATCGTCCTGTTCTGCCCGACGCGACGCTGCTGCGGATTATCGGCGGCCCGGAACGCGTCGACGACCTGACGTGGTGGGAGGTGCGGACGCCTGAGGGGAACGTCGGTTGGGCCGCCGAGGTGATTGGCGCGGTGCGGGTGCTGGTCAGGCAGTAGGCAGCGTTAGCTATCCATAATACAGAAAAGCCCCGGCAAACATGTGCCGGGGCTTTTACTATTTGATCTAAGTTGACGTGCCTACTCGAGATCGACCGCCGGGTCGACATCCACGACGACCAGACGCGGAGCATCGGGAGCGCCGACCACCGCGATGATGTAGTAGTGACCGGCTGTGAAGGTCGTATCACGGCTGAGCAGCGCGCCTTCCGTTCTGCCCGCGAAGGCGGCGGTGACCGCAACCGCGACGTCACCCGCCGGGACAGTCGTTTCGGTGATACCGTCGTTGCAGCCGCCCGCCGGGAGCTGGAACGTACCGGCAAAAGCGATGCTCTTCGATCAGCTTGGTCTCGCCTCGCCCAGACATCGACAGTCGGGCCGCCAGCGATACCATGATAGATAGTCACCGAGGCAACATCTGCGCCGCCGCCGACGTAATCGTTGAGGACGACCGGCAGGACACCGCCGTCGCCGTCGCCAATCGCGGCGATGGTGGTGAACGAGCCGTCGGCGAAGGTCAGGTCAACCGGCC is a genomic window containing:
- a CDS encoding SH3 domain-containing protein — translated: MGATDGFQTRYKLIDRGGALVADVPETQRVYDAIGTRTGFGVTLNSQSAPTVIHVDPSGGASSALWTGEVSASTPLLLWVGSSDPLTPYFSDAGDYTLWAELAPAISETGNPITAIDAGSPTQVPQSALTIGGKATIATSNGDALNVRSYFGTQYEIRAKARPGEVVDVLDGPRDADGFTWWYIRLADGRAGWAVASADDKQTLVPGENSVPLTDQNAPASPSLSSGLSVGIWPRSTCRKRSTRFACGTVPA